A genomic segment from Dietzia psychralcaliphila encodes:
- the fmt gene encoding methionyl-tRNA formyltransferase has translation MRLVFAGTPEAAVPSLEALLTSSRHDVVAVVSRPDARTGRGRNLARSPVAAAADAAGIEVLTPPNARDPQFAERLRELAPDAVPVVAYGHLVPRTVLDIPAHGWVNLHFSLLPAWRGAAPVNAAIEAGDEVTGATTFRLDEGMDTGPVLGAMTETIRPRDTAGDLLGRLSESGAGLLVATLDALETGELRAVPQPTDGISHAGKITVDDARVRWADPALAVDRHIRSVTPAPGAWTTLDGERVKIGTVMPSDEQAPSLAPGRIQCDKHSFLVGTATSPVVVETLQPPGKKMMNAVDWARGARLAGGAEFE, from the coding sequence GTGCGACTCGTCTTCGCCGGCACCCCCGAGGCGGCCGTACCCTCACTCGAGGCACTCCTGACCAGTAGCCGACACGACGTGGTGGCGGTGGTCTCCCGACCCGATGCCCGGACCGGTCGCGGTCGGAACCTGGCCCGGAGCCCGGTGGCCGCGGCTGCCGACGCCGCGGGGATCGAGGTGCTCACCCCGCCGAACGCACGTGACCCGCAGTTCGCCGAGCGACTCCGCGAACTCGCACCCGACGCGGTCCCCGTGGTGGCCTACGGACACCTGGTACCGCGCACCGTCCTGGATATCCCCGCTCACGGGTGGGTCAACCTGCACTTCTCACTGTTGCCGGCGTGGCGGGGTGCCGCTCCGGTCAACGCTGCCATCGAGGCCGGCGACGAGGTGACCGGCGCCACCACCTTCCGCCTCGACGAGGGAATGGACACCGGGCCGGTCCTGGGCGCGATGACCGAGACCATCCGACCGCGCGACACCGCCGGCGACCTGCTCGGTCGGCTGTCCGAGTCCGGTGCGGGACTGCTCGTGGCCACCCTCGACGCCCTCGAGACCGGAGAACTCCGCGCGGTCCCGCAGCCGACGGACGGGATCTCCCACGCGGGCAAGATCACCGTCGACGACGCGCGGGTGCGCTGGGCTGATCCGGCGCTGGCGGTGGACCGCCACATCCGATCGGTCACCCCGGCCCCGGGGGCATGGACGACCCTCGACGGAGAGCGGGTCAAGATCGGCACCGTGATGCCGTCCGACGAGCAAGCACCGAGCCTGGCGCCCGGGCGGATCCAGTGCGACAAACACTCCTTCCTCGTCGGCACGGCCACGTCGCCCGTCGTGGTGGAGACTCTGCAGCCACCCGGGAAGAAGATGATGAACGCGGTCGACTGGGCACGCGGCGCCCGGCTCGCCGGCGGAGCGGAGTTCGAATGA
- the def gene encoding peptide deformylase codes for MAVHPIRLFGDPVLRTPTDPVTSFDDRLARTVADLMDTVRHEDGAGLAAPQIGVSTRAFVYTCGGREGHLINPEWEPIGDEKTHVNEGCLSIPGVSEPTERYARVVARGVDMNGEPVSFEAEGILARAVQHETDHLDGVLFLQRLTPDRRRSAMAEIRSSGWFGSDAISAGVVYDRLADAMAVR; via the coding sequence ATGGCCGTCCACCCCATCCGGCTCTTCGGTGATCCCGTCCTGAGGACCCCGACTGATCCCGTCACCTCGTTCGACGACAGGTTGGCGCGCACCGTGGCCGACCTCATGGACACAGTTCGCCACGAGGACGGAGCCGGGCTGGCCGCTCCTCAGATCGGTGTGTCCACCCGGGCGTTCGTCTACACCTGTGGAGGTCGCGAGGGGCACCTGATCAATCCGGAATGGGAACCGATCGGTGACGAGAAGACTCACGTCAACGAAGGGTGTCTCTCGATCCCCGGGGTCTCCGAGCCCACCGAGCGCTACGCGCGGGTCGTGGCCCGAGGTGTCGACATGAACGGGGAGCCGGTGAGCTTCGAGGCCGAGGGGATCCTCGCACGCGCCGTGCAGCACGAGACCGACCACCTCGACGGGGTCCTGTTCCTGCAACGCCTCACCCCGGACCGGCGACGCTCCGCGATGGCCGAGATCCGGTCGTCCGGGTGGTTCGGTAGCGACGCCATCAGCGCCGGGGTCGTCTACGACCGGCTCGCCGACGCGATGGCGGTGAGGTGA
- a CDS encoding primosomal protein N' translates to MTTTSPAARVAAADAPVARVLPLLGVPHLDREFDYLVPESLSDQAIPGTRVRVRFAGRLVDGFLIERSAETDHRGELAWLERVISPEPVLTPELLRLIELVSRRWVGVRSDVLRLAIPPRHAAAEKSVPDREPPLGVTEGPVEVPPGWADHPMVARFLDAATGGVPARAVWTVPPGRDWAQALAALADSVRRRGLQVLLIVPDQRDVDRLTSECRKIVGGGAAGRDAVVDLSAGIGPSARYRRWLRAVRGHARIVVGTRSAVFAPLPEPGLIVLHDDGDDSFVEPRAPYPHTREVAAQRSVLDGTPLLLSSVDRTPEVAEYVRSGWAHEIRPEPGLVRALAPRVVAFTDADPAQARDVAGGRTRLPAVAVTMAREAIDVDAPVLVQVPRKGYIPTLLCGSCRTPARCRRCNGPLRAGRMDAVYGPVDLACGWCGAPEPAFRCVACASRALRAGVVGAGRTAEELGRMFPGVRVRTSGGGEILDTIPAAPAIIVSTPGAEPVAEDGYGAALLLDSWALLGRPDLRAVQNALRHWIGAASLVRPAADGGRVFLSADSESPVSQALVRWDPQGWAERELADRAEVGFPPAVHMVAVDGPAAALAGILDELRIPDEVEVLGPVDLPPGEELPGHDGIEDPERVLLRVPPRLLGTVSTELRAVVVARSGRRHADPVRVRLDPVHIG, encoded by the coding sequence GTGACCACGACGAGCCCAGCGGCCCGGGTCGCGGCGGCCGACGCCCCCGTGGCCCGGGTCCTACCACTGCTCGGGGTCCCGCATCTGGACCGGGAGTTCGACTACCTGGTCCCGGAGTCCCTGTCCGATCAGGCGATCCCGGGTACCCGGGTGCGCGTCCGGTTCGCCGGCCGGTTGGTCGACGGGTTCCTCATCGAACGCTCCGCCGAGACCGATCACCGCGGGGAACTCGCCTGGCTGGAGCGTGTCATCTCGCCGGAGCCCGTGCTCACTCCCGAGTTGCTCCGGCTGATCGAGCTCGTGTCCAGACGGTGGGTGGGTGTGCGGTCGGACGTACTACGCCTGGCCATCCCCCCACGGCACGCGGCGGCCGAGAAGTCGGTACCCGACCGGGAACCGCCACTGGGTGTGACCGAGGGGCCGGTCGAGGTCCCGCCCGGCTGGGCCGACCACCCGATGGTGGCCCGCTTCCTTGACGCGGCCACCGGGGGGGTCCCGGCGCGGGCGGTCTGGACCGTCCCGCCCGGGAGGGACTGGGCGCAGGCACTCGCCGCACTGGCCGACTCGGTCCGGCGGAGGGGTCTGCAGGTCCTGCTGATCGTCCCGGACCAGCGAGACGTCGACCGGCTGACCTCGGAGTGCCGGAAGATCGTGGGCGGGGGCGCCGCGGGGCGGGACGCGGTGGTCGACCTGTCCGCGGGGATCGGCCCCTCCGCGAGGTACCGGCGTTGGCTGAGGGCCGTCCGCGGTCACGCACGAATCGTGGTGGGGACGCGCAGCGCCGTCTTCGCGCCACTGCCGGAACCCGGCCTGATCGTCCTCCACGACGACGGTGACGACTCCTTCGTGGAACCCCGCGCCCCCTATCCGCACACCAGGGAGGTCGCCGCGCAGCGGTCCGTGCTGGATGGCACCCCGCTTCTTCTGAGCTCGGTGGACCGGACCCCGGAGGTGGCCGAGTACGTGCGCTCCGGCTGGGCCCACGAGATCCGACCCGAACCCGGGCTCGTCCGCGCGCTGGCGCCGCGCGTCGTCGCGTTCACCGACGCGGACCCGGCCCAGGCCCGCGATGTGGCCGGGGGGCGGACCAGGTTGCCCGCCGTGGCCGTCACGATGGCACGGGAGGCGATCGACGTGGACGCCCCGGTGCTGGTCCAGGTCCCGAGGAAGGGGTACATCCCGACACTCCTGTGCGGATCGTGTCGGACCCCGGCACGGTGTCGGCGGTGCAACGGTCCGCTCCGCGCCGGGCGGATGGACGCGGTGTACGGCCCCGTCGACCTGGCGTGCGGCTGGTGCGGGGCCCCCGAGCCGGCGTTCCGGTGCGTGGCCTGCGCGTCCCGGGCCCTGCGCGCGGGCGTCGTGGGCGCCGGTCGGACAGCCGAGGAACTCGGCCGGATGTTCCCCGGGGTGAGGGTGCGGACGAGCGGGGGAGGCGAGATCCTCGACACGATCCCCGCAGCCCCCGCCATCATCGTGTCCACTCCAGGGGCGGAGCCGGTAGCCGAGGACGGGTATGGCGCGGCGTTGCTCCTCGACTCGTGGGCTCTGTTGGGGCGGCCTGACCTGCGAGCGGTACAGAACGCCCTGCGGCACTGGATCGGCGCCGCCTCACTTGTCCGTCCGGCCGCTGACGGCGGCCGGGTGTTCCTGTCCGCCGACTCCGAGTCCCCGGTCTCACAGGCGCTCGTGCGGTGGGACCCGCAGGGGTGGGCCGAACGCGAACTCGCGGACCGCGCCGAGGTGGGGTTCCCACCCGCCGTCCACATGGTGGCAGTGGACGGTCCGGCCGCCGCCCTGGCCGGCATCCTCGACGAGCTCCGGATCCCGGACGAGGTCGAGGTTCTCGGCCCGGTGGACCTGCCCCCGGGCGAGGAGCTGCCCGGTCACGACGGCATCGAGGACCCCGAGCGGGTGTTGCTCCGTGTCCCCCCGCGCCTGCTCGGAACGGTGTCCACCGAACTGCGGGCGGTCGTGGTGGCGCGGTCGGGTCGACGTCACGCCGACCCGGTCCGGGTCAGACTCGACCCGGTCCACATCGGGTGA
- the coaBC gene encoding bifunctional phosphopantothenoylcysteine decarboxylase/phosphopantothenate--cysteine ligase CoaBC: MTPSGGDVRGKRVVVGVGGGIAAYKVCGLIRLLTESGCHVDVVPTEAALRFVGSATFEALSGNPVSTGVFSDVPSVRHVALGQRADLVVVAPATADLLARVASGRADDLLTSTLLTARCPVLLAPAMHTEMWEHPATRRNVDTLRGDGLHVMPPASGRLTGADTGAGRLPEPADIARLAMLLLEGGGLPWDLAGKRVVVTSGGTREEIDPVRFLGNRSSGKQGHAIAAVAAARGAEVTLVTSSDLPVPAAVEAVHIDSALELRAATFAAAVRADVVIKAAAVADFRPTDVSSSKLKKGSGSEPAEIRLERNPDILAELVAARGSGDIPADCVLVGFAAETGDSTGSVLEHGRAKLARKGCDLLVVNEVGRGTTFGEDVNGGWILDARGGEVPVDRASKDRLAGRILDSVVSMVAAPSARTATDRTD, from the coding sequence GTGACCCCCTCCGGGGGCGATGTGCGCGGCAAGCGCGTCGTCGTCGGAGTCGGCGGCGGGATCGCCGCCTACAAGGTCTGTGGCCTGATCAGGCTCCTCACCGAGTCGGGTTGCCACGTCGACGTCGTCCCCACCGAGGCGGCCCTGCGGTTCGTCGGGTCCGCCACCTTCGAGGCCCTGTCCGGGAACCCGGTCTCCACCGGGGTGTTCTCGGATGTGCCGTCGGTCCGCCACGTCGCCCTAGGGCAGCGGGCGGACCTTGTCGTGGTCGCCCCCGCCACGGCCGACCTGCTCGCGCGGGTGGCCTCCGGGCGGGCTGACGACCTGCTCACCTCCACCCTGCTGACCGCGCGCTGCCCCGTACTCCTGGCGCCGGCGATGCACACCGAGATGTGGGAACACCCGGCCACGAGGCGCAACGTCGACACCCTCCGCGGCGACGGCCTCCACGTGATGCCCCCGGCATCGGGACGACTCACCGGTGCCGACACCGGTGCAGGTCGGCTGCCCGAGCCCGCCGATATCGCCCGTCTCGCGATGCTCCTGCTCGAGGGCGGGGGGCTCCCGTGGGACCTCGCCGGAAAGCGGGTCGTGGTGACCTCCGGCGGCACCCGCGAGGAAATCGACCCGGTCCGTTTCCTGGGCAACCGAAGTTCCGGCAAGCAGGGACACGCCATCGCCGCGGTCGCGGCGGCCAGGGGAGCGGAGGTCACACTCGTGACCTCCTCCGATCTCCCGGTCCCGGCCGCCGTGGAGGCGGTCCACATCGATTCCGCGCTCGAGCTGCGCGCGGCCACCTTCGCCGCGGCGGTCCGTGCGGACGTGGTGATCAAGGCCGCGGCGGTGGCCGACTTCCGCCCGACCGACGTCTCGTCCTCGAAGCTCAAGAAGGGCAGCGGGTCCGAGCCGGCGGAGATCCGTCTGGAACGCAACCCGGACATCCTCGCCGAGCTGGTCGCGGCCCGCGGGTCCGGGGACATCCCCGCCGACTGCGTCCTGGTGGGGTTCGCCGCCGAGACCGGCGACTCCACGGGATCCGTTCTCGAGCACGGCCGCGCGAAGCTCGCGCGCAAGGGATGCGACCTCCTCGTCGTCAACGAGGTCGGGCGCGGCACCACCTTCGGCGAGGACGTCAACGGTGGGTGGATCCTCGACGCCCGAGGCGGAGAGGTGCCGGTGGACAGGGCGAGCAAGGATCGCCTGGCCGGCCGGATCCTCGACTCCGTCGTGTCGATGGTCGCCGCGCCATCCGCGCGGACCGCCACGGACCGCACCGACTAG
- the rpoZ gene encoding DNA-directed RNA polymerase subunit omega codes for MATIEAAAAAPLYDTPIGITNPPIDELLERASSKYALVIFAAKRARQINSYYNQIEEGILEYVGPLVDPGLHEKPLTIALRELHSDLLDCAEGE; via the coding sequence GTGGCCACCATCGAAGCCGCAGCGGCAGCCCCGTTGTACGACACCCCGATCGGCATCACCAACCCGCCGATCGACGAGCTCCTCGAGCGGGCGTCCTCCAAGTACGCCCTCGTGATCTTCGCCGCCAAGCGCGCGCGGCAGATCAACTCGTACTACAACCAGATCGAAGAGGGCATTCTCGAGTACGTCGGCCCGCTGGTCGATCCGGGGCTGCACGAGAAGCCGTTGACCATCGCGCTGCGCGAGCTCCATTCCGATCTGCTCGATTGCGCCGAGGGCGAGTGA
- the metK gene encoding methionine adenosyltransferase: MTQARRLFTSESVTEGHPDKICDAISDSILDAMLTQDPEARVAVETMVTTGMVHVAGEVKTSGYVEIPQLIREKIVEIGYDSSEKGFDGVSCGVSISIGQQSPEIAQGVDTSHEARTSTDPVEDAIARQGAGDQGLMFGYACSDTPELMPLPIALAHRLSRRLTEVRKNGTLAYLRPDGKTQVTIEYDGDRAVRLDTIVISTQHAPEIDLETTLRDDLTEHVIGPVLAEAATGIETAGLRLLVNPTGRFVLGGPMGDAGLTGRKIIVDTYGGMARHGGGAFSGKDPSKVDRSAAYAMRWVAKNIVAAGLAERVEVQVAYAIGKAAPVGLFVEAFGTEKVDIAVLQEAVTTVFDLRPGAIIRDLDLKRPIYAETAAYGHFGRTDLDLPWEKTDRVDELKRAVGH, from the coding sequence GTGACGCAGGCACGTCGGCTGTTCACCAGCGAGTCCGTGACCGAGGGGCATCCGGACAAGATCTGTGACGCGATCTCGGACTCCATCCTGGACGCGATGTTGACGCAGGACCCGGAAGCCCGTGTCGCCGTGGAGACCATGGTCACCACGGGGATGGTGCACGTGGCCGGCGAGGTCAAGACGAGTGGCTACGTGGAGATCCCGCAGCTCATCCGCGAGAAGATCGTGGAGATCGGCTACGACTCCTCAGAGAAGGGTTTCGACGGCGTCTCCTGTGGCGTGTCGATCTCGATCGGCCAGCAGTCCCCGGAGATCGCCCAGGGTGTCGACACCTCGCACGAGGCACGCACCTCCACCGACCCGGTCGAGGACGCGATCGCCCGTCAGGGCGCCGGCGACCAGGGCCTGATGTTCGGCTACGCGTGCTCGGACACCCCGGAGCTCATGCCGCTGCCCATCGCCCTGGCGCACCGCCTGTCCCGCCGGCTGACCGAGGTCCGCAAGAACGGCACGTTGGCCTATCTGCGTCCGGACGGCAAGACCCAGGTGACCATCGAGTACGACGGCGACCGTGCCGTCCGCCTGGACACCATCGTCATCTCCACGCAGCACGCGCCCGAGATCGATCTGGAGACCACGCTGCGCGACGACCTCACCGAGCACGTCATCGGGCCGGTCCTGGCCGAGGCGGCGACCGGTATCGAGACTGCCGGTCTCCGCCTCCTGGTCAACCCGACCGGGCGGTTCGTTCTGGGCGGCCCGATGGGCGACGCCGGCCTCACCGGTCGCAAGATCATCGTGGACACCTACGGCGGGATGGCCCGTCACGGCGGCGGTGCGTTCTCCGGCAAGGACCCGTCCAAGGTCGACCGCTCCGCGGCGTACGCCATGCGGTGGGTGGCCAAGAACATCGTGGCCGCCGGGCTGGCCGAGCGGGTGGAGGTGCAGGTCGCCTACGCGATCGGCAAGGCCGCTCCGGTGGGGCTGTTCGTCGAGGCGTTCGGGACCGAGAAGGTGGACATCGCGGTCCTGCAGGAGGCCGTCACCACCGTCTTCGACCTCCGTCCCGGCGCGATCATCCGCGACCTGGACCTCAAGCGACCGATCTACGCGGAGACGGCAGCATACGGCCACTTCGGCCGGACCGACCTGGATCTGCCGTGGGAGAAGACCGACCGCGTCGACGAACTCAAGCGGGCCGTCGGACACTGA
- the gmk gene encoding guanylate kinase, translated as MNTPSSGVSSPEATAKRGRLIVLAGPSAVGKSTVVARLRDRVPDLYFSVSMTTRDPRPGEVDGRDYHFVSTEEFREAVDQGRMLEWAEIHRGLQLSGTPADPVRRALEDGRPVLIEVDLAGVRQIRESIPEGRTVFLSPPSWEELEGRLRGRGTEPQEVVARRLETAKVEMDAREEFDEVVVNDELEVAVDELVSLLVGQD; from the coding sequence GATCGTCTTGGCCGGCCCCTCCGCCGTCGGCAAATCAACCGTCGTGGCGCGTCTGCGTGACCGCGTACCGGATCTCTACTTCAGCGTCTCCATGACCACCCGTGACCCTCGTCCCGGTGAGGTCGACGGGCGCGACTACCACTTCGTCAGCACCGAGGAATTCCGCGAGGCAGTCGACCAGGGCCGGATGCTCGAGTGGGCCGAGATCCACCGGGGTCTACAGCTCTCGGGGACCCCGGCCGACCCGGTCCGTCGCGCTCTGGAAGACGGCCGACCGGTCCTCATCGAGGTCGACCTCGCCGGCGTACGACAGATTCGAGAGTCCATTCCCGAGGGACGGACCGTGTTCCTGTCCCCGCCGTCGTGGGAGGAACTCGAGGGTCGCCTCCGTGGTCGGGGCACCGAACCGCAGGAGGTCGTCGCCCGCAGACTCGAGACCGCGAAGGTCGAGATGGACGCCCGCGAGGAGTTCGACGAGGTCGTCGTCAACGACGAACTCGAGGTCGCTGTCGATGAGTTGGTATCATTGCTGGTCGGCCAAGACTGA
- a CDS encoding RsmB/NOP family class I SAM-dependent RNA methyltransferase, with protein MRGGSRQGGRQQGATRSAGRRHDRPAPQSRPDARSVALAVMTAVRERAAYANLLLPVELKRARLDTRDAALATELTYGTLRAQGLLDRIIAEAAGRPVEDVDPPVLDLVRLGAYQLLFTRIGAHAAVDTSVEAARTLGLGRAGAFVNAVLRKVSAQDLDGWVAVLRKDVADPVARLAVGTAHPEWIARAFAESLGADAAELPALLAADDARPKVHLAALPGAITAEELALVTDGTEGRMSPYAVHLESGDPGTLDAVRDRLATVQDEGSQIVAVAASRAPLVGEDGGRWLDLCAGPGGKAVMMGALAEIEGATVTGVEVSEHRADLVREATRDLPVTVHTADGRDPGLEPGFDRVLLDAPCSGLGALRRRPEARWRKTAADIPGLVVLQRELLESALRLVRPGGVVLYATCSPHLSETVSMIREADRRDDVELLDVRGILEGIDGVSTEGLGDGPWVQLWPHRHGTDAMFMAVLRRRGGDPTPPPRED; from the coding sequence ATGCGGGGCGGTAGCAGGCAGGGCGGCAGGCAGCAGGGCGCAACCCGCTCCGCCGGCCGTCGGCACGATCGGCCCGCACCCCAGAGCCGCCCCGATGCCCGGTCGGTCGCCCTCGCCGTGATGACGGCCGTTCGGGAGCGGGCGGCGTATGCGAACCTCCTGCTCCCGGTCGAGCTCAAGAGGGCGCGACTCGACACCCGGGACGCGGCGCTCGCCACGGAGCTCACCTACGGCACCCTGCGTGCGCAGGGGCTGCTGGACCGCATCATCGCGGAGGCCGCAGGCCGCCCGGTCGAGGACGTCGACCCTCCGGTCCTGGATCTGGTGCGGTTGGGTGCCTACCAACTGCTGTTCACCCGGATCGGGGCGCACGCGGCCGTCGACACGAGTGTGGAGGCGGCGCGAACGCTGGGCCTGGGCCGGGCCGGGGCGTTCGTCAACGCGGTGCTGCGCAAGGTGTCCGCACAGGACCTCGACGGCTGGGTCGCCGTACTGCGGAAAGACGTTGCGGACCCCGTCGCCCGACTTGCCGTGGGCACCGCACACCCGGAGTGGATCGCCCGTGCGTTCGCGGAGTCGCTCGGAGCGGACGCAGCCGAGCTGCCCGCTCTACTGGCCGCCGACGACGCCCGCCCCAAAGTGCACCTGGCGGCTCTCCCCGGTGCCATCACCGCGGAGGAGCTCGCACTGGTGACCGACGGTACCGAGGGCCGCATGTCGCCGTACGCGGTCCATCTCGAGTCGGGAGACCCCGGGACCCTGGACGCGGTCCGGGACCGACTGGCCACCGTGCAGGACGAGGGCAGCCAGATCGTCGCGGTCGCCGCCTCCCGTGCACCGCTCGTCGGCGAGGACGGCGGCCGGTGGCTGGACCTGTGCGCCGGCCCCGGTGGCAAAGCCGTGATGATGGGCGCGTTGGCGGAGATCGAGGGCGCGACCGTGACCGGCGTCGAGGTCTCTGAACACCGCGCCGACCTAGTACGGGAGGCCACCCGGGACCTGCCCGTGACCGTGCACACCGCGGACGGCCGCGATCCCGGTCTGGAGCCGGGGTTCGATCGTGTGCTGCTCGACGCCCCGTGTTCGGGTCTCGGCGCACTTCGCCGTCGTCCCGAAGCCCGGTGGCGCAAGACCGCCGCCGACATCCCGGGCCTGGTGGTGCTGCAGCGGGAACTACTTGAATCCGCCCTGCGTCTGGTCCGGCCCGGGGGCGTGGTGCTCTATGCGACGTGTTCCCCCCACCTGTCCGAGACGGTGTCTATGATCCGTGAGGCGGACCGTCGCGACGATGTCGAACTACTCGATGTACGCGGGATCCTCGAGGGGATCGACGGGGTCTCCACCGAGGGGCTCGGAGACGGGCCGTGGGTGCAGCTCTGGCCGCACCGGCACGGCACCGACGCGATGTTCATGGCGGTCCTGCGCCGACGCGGGGGCGACCCCACGCCACCGCCACGAGAGGACTGA